The Lytechinus variegatus isolate NC3 chromosome 1, Lvar_3.0, whole genome shotgun sequence nucleotide sequence TTATACTTCATCATATACAACATTATTATACTTCATCATATACAActatgaaaaaggaaaaagagttCATAacttatttgaaataatattaatgTATTTAAAAAGGCTTGTTGGTGAAATAAAATCAcattaagaagattttcagaatattgattAACAATGATTTAACATTGTTCTATCTCAGTGAAATAACGTAAATGAGAAGAACAAAGATGAGAATGTTTTCAGAATACAAACCCAGATGTTCTATTCAAATCTGCTTTGCTTTCAATTGGTGTCTTTTACATGAAAATGCTTAGTTCAGTATTTATAATGGATATCTTTgcattgaatatttcatttttattttgacgCTATTTATTTTCCACTTCTGGTATTGTATGTGGTCAAGCCCTATTCCAATGACTGGAGTAAAGATATATCTGTAAACCATGCAgcagaatattattttgttcttatttttcataacaGAGATAATAAATGTGTGGTTGAGATTGGAGATGACGCCGTCCAGTACCTACTACGCTTCCTCCAGAGTCGAGATAATTCTGTTCTACTCAGTATCATCAACTTGCACATTGATATCAAAGGTATGTTGTATGGGTAGACAACCGATCTGGGTTGGGTTGGTGGGGTGGCCTGTTTTAGAGTCTCTGTCCCCCAGCTTGCGAAGAAGAAAGTCAAGAAATCGCCCCACCTGGTTTAATATGGGACAACCATATCTTATTATACACCAGTTAGACTGCAAGCATACCTTTCAACATTTACAAATGCAAaatcaggggtccgttgcagaaagagttgcgtttaaacgcaatcaaaaaatcaattgcaactttCAAATGCGCGCTGTcgattgattgaaaatcaagttgcgcttgACTTTAAgagttgcaattaattgcaactctttctgcaatgggcccctggaCAACCAATCTGACTGGGGCTCCAGGGGGCTGactacgcccccccccccccaggatgtTCCAGGGGCAGAGTCCCATGTGGGGGTCAAGTAGGCAATGCCCCCTGAAATTCCTGTAAGTTAGCAACTTTAACCCTAAacggactgggctatttgagatgtatttAGGACTGGGGCATGAATGGGTTAATGGGGATTTTTCccacatttttctttctcacgTGAAATTTTGGAGAATGGTTTTGATTtttggccattttgaaaattgaaaatcgGGTCTATCCTGATAAAATAAGGACAGTTGGCAGGTCTATCGAAGCCGAATATTGTGAAATCAAACACAGAATGATTCTATCAAAAGTGAATAGAGCAGTATTTCTTTATATTGTATTAAAGGGGCATTGATATGAAGTTCTCTTGAGTATGAATAGATAATTCAGCCACACTGAAAGCGAAGTGTACTGTACCATAATATCTGTTAGGAACCTTCAACCACTTTCCGGAAACCATGGCTCGAAGGTACCAGTAGAGAACTAAACTTTGTTCTCAATTAGTAATTTGTGTTACATTCTTTATTCCAAATGTCTGAATACtccaaaggattttttttctgaaccaTGCGAATTGCCTGTATCAAGATTTTTGTTCgtccaaaaatgaaaaaaaaggaagaggttTCTTTTTCCAAACGTTGTGCGGATTATTCCGAAAGGCTAGTTAGTccaaaaagaaaataggaaTTGTTATTCCACAGGTTTGATAGTctgattttttatgaaatgatacTCGTAAGGAAAACCataatcttatttcgttttggaATTAACAAACCTTCAGATTAGGAAGCCTTTGGAATATTGATGAATATGGATGATAGGGAAAAGATTTGAAGAAAATCCCATACAGTGTTGTGCAAAGACTCGGTCCATGAAAAACATTCTGTGCAGCAGTCATAAGTGATAAGTGAATACATTGCAAATTGCTGTGCAATTCTGGGAAAATTATTCCCTTTACAAAGCCATCAGTGTCAACCAACgatttaattattttgtacACAGTGCGATATTCGGTACCCACATCCTTGCAAGAAGGGGGTGAGGAGTATCCACAggcatcttcttcatcatcatcgctgTCCTCCGCCTCAAAACAAACCTCAGAGACACCTAAGAAAGAAGATAATAAGAGAGAAGTGGAGAGAGAGGCTTTTCTTTCTGAGTTACGAGCGACCATTGATAAAGTCCAGAGAGGACCGCCATCTGTTCCCTCCATCATCTTGTATAGTGTCCTCAATGCATATCAAGGGTAGGCTATTCtgtttattgttatgttatggtAAATCTCGCAAAAACGTCAACAGGATGGGTTTTGCTGGTATAACACCAAGCTGGTATAACTAACTACGTAGCAAACATTTTTATGTGTAATTTAATCAGTCACAGTGGCtgtgtcacatgtgaacaagtttccctttgatggactataaaacaccatcaaaatgtctctttctgctttttcttgtggtgatacaaactctttatccatgttgtattgtttgaaaatctgtattacatgccctcctaaacctaaagaaagaacacatgaactactgatatatgtgataaaagaggcaatttaagtgaaatatatacttaagtaatggggagagttgttcacaagtgacatcacacatctttttCGCATCGCctatttgaggatctccatagcattagtgatcgcaatattcaaatgctcataactttcttattatttgtctgatttttctcaaactttcgttgatctgtttctttgatttttctgttttcacacaagttaTCTTGTTCCacaggtttcattctcctttaatgacaTGATTTTCAATTCAACTTAATTTTTTTAGGCCTTATTTTAGCAATACTAGTGTATAGGTTTGGCAATGTTTTACCTACAGGTTGAGTTGTGTGAGTTTCTCGGATGATTCTCAGATGCTAGCTGGTGGCTTTGAGGATTCTGCCGTCAGATTGTGGAGTCTTACTCCGAAGAAACTCAAAACGCAATCCCACGATGCTGACGTCAGTCGCGTCCGCTTCGCCGGTGATAGTCTCCATAGCAACATTATAGAAGATAGGTAAATGCACGCAATTATCAATTAAATCACCTAATGAGGTCaatgttcaaataatttttcaggAATTCTGTAATTCTGCTTTTTTCCTgagtttcatgattttttttttctgttgtctGTATCACAGGAAAATAGGACTGTAATTGAGGTTGTTTCAAACCTCAAGCTTTCTCTCTAGGCAATGAGGACTCTCATTGACTTCACATGTGTATTTTTATGACTAGGATTGTTATGACCATAGCACCATCTCTGCCTTGTCTCCTTTATTTCATGCGGATCAGCACAAATTAAACAGCATCTTAATTTTACACTTGGTTTGCTTTTGCTTAGCTCTCTTTTCAAGAATCATTAACAGTCATTATTGAGTTCCTAATTAAGCCACTCTTGGTTTTTAATAGTGATGCAGAATATTTCTTATTCTTCATTGATAGTATAGCAAATATGCTTTTTATCCATTCCTTTTACTTTGGTACTTAACAAtcttttattattgtaatttttgtctcacctgcgaagcaaagtgagactataggcgccgcttttccgacggcggcggcggcgtcaacatcaaatcttaacctgaggttaagtttttgaaatgacgtcataacttagaaagtatatggacctagttaataaaacttggccataaggttaatcaagtattactgaacatcctattagagtttcatgtcacatgaccaaggtcaaaggtcatttagggtcaatgaacttagaccatgttggaggattcaacatcaaaatcttaacctgaggttaagtttttgaaatgtcatcataacttagaaaatatatggacctagttcatgaaacttggacataaggttaatcaagtatcactgaacatcctgcctgagtttcacgtcacatgaccaaggtcaaaggtcatttagggtcaatgaactttggccgaattggggatatctgttgaattcccatcataactttgaaagtttatggatctgattcatgaaacttagacataatagtaatcaagcatcactgaaaattttgtgcaagtttcaggtctcatgattaaggtcaaaggtcatttagggtcaatgaactttggccgaatcgggggtatctgttgaattaccatcataactttgaaagtttattggtctagttcgttaaacttggacattagagtaatcaagtatcactgaacatcctgtgcgcgtttcaggtcacatgaccaaggtcaaaggtcaatgaactttggccgaattgggtgtatctgttgaattaccatcataactttgaaagtttatggatctgattcatgaaacttgtacataagagtaataaagtatcactgaacatcctgtttgagtttcaggtcacatgatcaaggtcaaaggtcatttagggtcaatgaactttggccaaatcggggtatctgttgaattaccatcataactttgaaagtttattggtctagttcgttaaacttggacattagagtaatcaagtatcactgaacatcctgtgcgcgtttcaggtcacatgaccaaggtcaaagatcaatgaactttggccgaattgggtgtatctgttgaataaccatcatatctctgtaagtttattggtctagttcataaaaagtggacataagagtaaccatgtatcactgaacatcttgtgcaagttagagtagtattcaaagtcagcactgctgctatattgaactgcgtgatgcaggtgagacggccagaggcattccacttgtttatttattgGTATTTACTTATTTAGATTTTTGACCTGCAGCAAAGCTGAAACACCCAATTTACAATCTCATTACAAAGTAGAATTACATAATTGTAAGTTGTAGTTTAGAGAATTGCTGGGCTTCATTACTGTTTGCATCAAGTATATGATTATGAAATGTATTGGTGAATTATTGCTCCAAATCATTGATCTTTGTAGCAGGAAGCTGTGTGATTAATATATTTTCGTTGATTGGTcttttcatcataattatttttttcctgtctAGTCTTGGATCAGACTGTAAGTTACTACGAGGTCACAGTGATACTGTTTACAGTAGCTGCTTCATACCAGAGACACCTCTTCTCTTATCGGCATCAGGAGATGCCACAGGTAAATAAAGTCATTAATTggcactttttttcttttctgaccTCATAGTTTTGAAGCATTATCAAGGCTTCAAGTTTAGGCTGGTGAGCACTATAAATCACActcttcaaaacaaaatatgtgtcAGAAAACCAAGTTTAATGAAggacaagatttttttttaaaggggttcaagaaatttttgtctcgcctgcatagcagagcaaggTTATAGGCGCTGTTTTTCTGGGGAAGGTGGTGACATTTGTTGTTAGCCAAAGGGGAAGTCCAACATGATGTCAAATAAGTTTTGATGAAAGAAGAATGAGTATAACGTGTTAAGCTTTGACAGAACTTCATTAAAGAATGGCATAGTTATAGATTTTAATGCCTCCTCCCATTGTAAAGTAAAAACTCATttcaataatcattttttaaaagaagaaaatagtacattaatttaaaaagaaatatcatatcAACTTCTTTCTCTACTACCTGTATTTTCTTTCACCAGTTAGAGCATGGAGTATGAGCACCTTCTCAAACATAGCCAGGTATAGAGGACACAAGTACCCTATCTGGGACCTTGATGTTAGCCCGCTTGGGGTCTATTTCTGTACTGCCTCCAAGGACCAGACGGCCAGACTCTGGACTCCAGAGAGGACCTATCCTGTTCGGGTACTCTCTGGTCATCTCATGGATGTAGATGTAAGAAGTCATTTCAAACTGTGAGAGTTGATGTCACTCTAGATCTACTAACATCAATATCTACATGTGGGACTTGAAAGCATTTTCTTGCAAAACAAATACCACCAATCTTatagacttgaaaaaaatacattctatGCCATTGGATAACCCAAGAATAAGTTATTTACATGGGGGGGGGTCCTTtcttgacttaaaaaaaatgtatcacatTAAAGATAGAGTCATATGGAATTAAGTGTAaagcaaaagttcattgacttgcATTATGACTCGATCATGAATCTTGACTGAAGCTGACATAGCTTTGAACATCTTCATTTATCTCTCCTGCAGAATTACTTCGTTTGTAGTTtttgaattgatattttgtagcaaaatattttataaatttttttttgttctctaGTGTGTCAAGTTCCATCCTAACTGCAAGTATGTAGCGACAGGTTCTAATGACAAGACGATTCGACTGTGGGACATTACTCAAGGAAAATCTGTTCGTTTATTGACAGGACACAAGGTAGGAAGAATGCTGCTGGGGGGGGGATATTCTTATTCTCAGGTCACACTTATAGGGTTGTTTGTTTGAATCTCTCTCTGACGTAGCATCCTTTTGCAAGGCATCAATCTATACCCAGCTGTTAAATAGTACTAGTGTttaatgggtacccagtagaaTGTGAAAGCACAGGTATTATGCCATGCACGTGAGTTTGGAAGCTACTGTTGGAATGctcctcagggagtggagaaagtccATGCATTGTGTGTGGGCAAGCCTGGGAATGAATGTGGTAATAAAATATTGGTAAAGCACTTAGCTGTATCAAATTCTATATAAAGCAggatatgaatattattatttcttgtctACCACTTCTAGGTATATTGACATGTTTACAGAAATATCAATCAACTCAGTCAATCAATTCagcatttatttccaaattcattaaaaaaaaccaaagtATATAtatgcaaagaaaaaataaataatataaaacaaacaaaggTATCAACAGACCATAGCTGAAACAAATGGTGGTGATAAAATTATGGTTGGCACATAATCATAAACATgtagatgaacaaaataatgaatggaaatgGGTATGCACAATAAAACTTTGAACTAATGATCCAATCTAAATatcttgattactttattcttacctttcactatttcttctttaagcacatagggacatgctatgtgtgatgcgctatacaagaattgagcattattaaAGCCATAAAAAGGCTTGATATGATTCCTTGCCATTAAAGATCACAGGTCAAGGTCAAAAATAGGATGGATCTGACCCTGTTCAAAAGcaaaaaggtcattgaactgTATGCAAAAAATTCTGTCATCACACCAGCTTTCTATGGAATCAAGGTGGATGAACGAAGATTGGACAATTGTAATGACTCAACTCATTCATCTTTGCGGATCATAGTGAAACTAAACCATTGAAatatttctaattttctctttttttttccagagttCTGTTTTGTGCATAGCTTTTGCTCCAAATGGGAAGTACCTTGCATCAGCAGGTAAGAAAAGATATTAATCAATTCTTGCTTTCTCACAGGGTGCTACATTTATATTGATTTGAGCATTAGTAAAACCACAGCTTTTAATTAATTGTCGACTGTTGGTTAAAATTAATCCACCTAtagcccccccccaagaaaaaaaggaaaatgtttgGTTGTACTCAAACCCTACgaaacgtaaaaaaaaaaaaatgcatttaaaatttttacagattagCTGCTAAAGCCTTAAAAATAATTAGAATAGAGCTTCCAATGTTATTGAcctttttcatgtttatgtatttaaagaaaaaactcCAACTGACCAAccccattttgtaaaattggaTGCATTGTACAACCAAATAATTTTATGGCCTAAATAGCGGACTTACACCAGAGCTATGAATTTAGCATCCCGTAACAAAATAGCACATTCATTATTAGACCTTTTATCAGTGTATGCACTTATCAAATCAAGCAAAGTTGATTCATGGTGTCTGCATGAACTATTTTTACAAACCATAGCTTCAAATCCATCTTTGTGAATGCGATCCATATTGTTTAgtgaaagaaatgataaaattgACTAATTCAAACATAAGATGATGTCATGGTAATACCACAAAATTTCTGATGATTTTTCTGTAACAGGTGAAGATCGTAGGGTTCGTGTTTGGGACCTGGCGACCGGAGGTTTGATGAAAGAACTCAGAGGGCACACAGACACTGTTTATTCGTTAGCATTCAACCCTGATAGCTCAATGCTTGCCTCGGGTAAgaacatttctttttgttttaacatgttttgGTCGCAAACCTGAGATTGGAGGACATATAGCTGTTTGATTGACTTTATCTCAGCGCAAAGTTTTGAAACTTAGGGCAATAAACCATTTCACTTGGCATCTTGTATTGAGTCCATGCCAAGCAAGGCCGGCTTCCCCCATTACTTCTAAGTTTTCTGCCATTTTAAATTGCAGCATTTCAAACTCACTATACGACATCAAATTAAGTCAAGATATGGATTATGGATAAGAACATTTTTCCCAGGGAACTTATTTCATGTCTTGTTATGCTTAAACATACCCTAAGTTACTGTTTATCACttgaaataaagttttgaaGGTGGAAAGATGGTCCCAAAATAAAGTCAcaagtcattttatttttggggggcatTACATGCAAAAATTTTGGGGTGCTTAACctgcttttgcattttctaaagtgaaattgaatgatttcatgcatcctttttttagtttttcattagaaaatgtaagttttcaaaatcTCTTGGGGCACTGCCCCCTCGCTGCTTGTGACCATGTGCCCAATGATCATTTAGTGTTGACAATTCCAtgcaaaaaatgaagaaaaagtgaaaaatcttGTCATGAAATGATTTCGAGTCTTTGTGTCCTTTAATTCAGACATGTTTGATAATCTTTTCTTGTTCTTCTGGTTTTTTTCTAGGTGGTGCAGATTGTACTATAAGATTGTGGGACATACGACAGGGTGTTAAGCATACAGTGTGAGTATaccagaaacattttttttttttttgctttaataTCTACAGGAGTAAGTAATTGAACATACATTGTGCAGGCAGAGTAGGGGATAGGCTTAGGTTTTCAAATGTGATTCCACCCATTTTTTAGGCATTCTTTGTTCTCATAtttttaaccctaattctcccctggggggggcataatggcccccctcaacaattttcgcgatatatctgctgtgcaaaattttttgacctcgctgctcactgactttttactttcaagtctcgcgcaaattttgataccaaatttgtgacgcctgGGTATGCGGTTACGGCATTACACAACATTAAGTAAATGCacgtcagacccaaaattgctcataaacatgatttcatgtacaaatccaatgcaaattgtgtattctcaaaataatcaaaataccAGGGGTTTTGggttaaaggatttttttttattgacacTGTGCTGCATTCAGACAAGGTGAGGAAAATTGATACTTGGCAGCCTTAGTTCGAGCTAGAAGTGGCAGATCAAGTTAAAGACAGAGTATGATAATGATCATAGTACTTGTGCTTTTAttagtatatatattttattatattggTGATTAAACTCCATTCAactcagtagtagtagtagtagtagtagtagtaggagtagtagtagtggtagtagtagtagaagtggtagtagtagtagtagtagctatACACAACAAGAGATATCAAATATCCAATGAAACTTGATTCTAGACATACAATGTTTCATGTGTTGGTATATTTTTTGCAGACCTGAGAGTGGAGGACATTCTGGAGAACAAATGACATCGATCTCTTCAAGACAGACTCACATTCACAAGCTATCCTTTTCTAAATGCAACCTCTTACTCGCAGGCGGAGGTATCGCCATGGCAACATGAAGAATAGTACTGGTCGTTTTACAGAAACAACTCCCATTGATCAACTATCAGAGTTTTAGCTTTAGATTGATGTCTGGTAAGGCGGTACGATTCCGTCATCcatggattagtcttctgactttgaaacagagggtcgtgggttcgaatcccagccatggcgtaatttccttcagcaagaaatttatccacattgtgctgtactcaatccaggtgaggtgaatgggtacccagtaggaagaaattccttgaatgctggAGCGCCTAGGTAGCCTGGCtgaagctggggtaataatatccaagtcctttggcagcgcatagagacgttattcataatgtattatgcgctatacaagaactgactattattattttcttattttgggCCTGTGTCAGAACGTTCTTTAAAACCATTTCACAAAATCATCCCTATGATGGAGAGCATAAATTTTTGAAGTTATGTGGCccacttgtcaaattttcttttagCACATGTATATTGTTACTTGAAATATGACTCCACATCAGTATTCAATTAGAAAATCATGAAAGAAAGTATTTTACTTCATTTCTTCAGCCTTGGTTGGTAATATGAGATTATTAGACCGgtgccccgtcttacaaagagttacgattgatccaatcaatcgtaactgtatggaaatccatcagtgtcataaattcttctacatgaaatttgtaaaatgtcctttgtaaacaaaggagaacacatcaaattgtcaagaaGTCAATAGATTTAAGAATATACAGCATATATAGCACAaatttttgaacaaatatgcaGTTTACATGTTGACTCTGCTGGCTTTTCAaacttgtgattgatccgatcaatcgcatctctttgtaagacagtaccgggggtgtttcacaaagagttaagtatgacttagagtcataCTTAAATGCCAAAACACACATGTTATGTAACATGTAACCTTTATTGGTAgatataatactactactaataataataatactcaacATTTATAAGGTGCTTACTACTGGTGTTTCTAAGTGCACTATGTTCTGTGTATGGTTTGTACTTAGGATGACcggtaaaagaaaagaaagaaaaaaaaaaatgttgcaggGGAAAATGACATAGCTAATGCAAATATACCtataatgaaaaatcaaaactgGTGTGCACTTCCAATAGACCGACCCACAACTGTGAATCATCTATTAAACAGGTAGGTTTTGAGTAGGGTTTT carries:
- the LOC121417255 gene encoding TAF5-like RNA polymerase II p300/CBP-associated factor-associated factor 65 kDa subunit 5L, which produces MKRVSNDQIQSAVLQHLKRRQYIDINSESVNRKNLKLTDSLREMASQSSRRKEMGAINSVSCNSCDQDGDVFEQQFARFRLFIESSVDEYKLDLLRLLYPTFAHIYLQMISDGHRVNAHNLYTKHKGCIQYQDSLDTKELMERLSSVQYSIDPLTDPYLAAFRDNKCVVEIGDDAVQYLLRFLQSRDNSVLLSIINLHIDIKVRYSVPTSLQEGGEEYPQASSSSSSLSSASKQTSETPKKEDNKREVEREAFLSELRATIDKVQRGPPSVPSIILYSVLNAYQGLSCVSFSDDSQMLAGGFEDSAVRLWSLTPKKLKTQSHDADVSRVRFAGDSLHSNIIEDSLGSDCKLLRGHSDTVYSSCFIPETPLLLSASGDATVRAWSMSTFSNIARYRGHKYPIWDLDVSPLGVYFCTASKDQTARLWTPERTYPVRVLSGHLMDVDCVKFHPNCKYVATGSNDKTIRLWDITQGKSVRLLTGHKSSVLCIAFAPNGKYLASAGEDRRVRVWDLATGGLMKELRGHTDTVYSLAFNPDSSMLASGGADCTIRLWDIRQGVKHTVPESGGHSGEQMTSISSRQTHIHKLSFSKCNLLLAGGGIAMAT